The nucleotide window GCCCGTCTTCAAGAAGGACATCGAGCGCTACGTGCGCGCGAGCATGGAGGGCAACAGGAAGAGGCACAAGTGGCTCAACGAGACCCTTGCCAAGATAGAGGAGGAGTTCAACTCGATGCCCTTCAACTGGGTCGAGGGGAGCGGTAAAATCGGAATAATCGTCGAGGGCGCGCCCTACAACTACGTGAGGGAGGTTCTCCCGGGAATCAGCGCGGACTTCAAGGTCCTCAAGCTCTCAACGCCCCACCCGCTCCCGAGGAAGCTCGTCGTTGATTTCCTCAAAACCGTTGATTTCGCGATTGTAATCGAGGACGGCGCGCCGTTCCTCGAGGAGGAGGTCAAGATAGCCGCCTACGAGGCCGGGATCAACGTGCCGATCTACGGCAAGAGAACCGGTCATTTACCGCTTGAGGGCGAGCTCACCCCGAGCCTCGTCAGGAACGCCCTCCTCAGGCTAATGGGTGAAAGCGAGGAAACCTACGAGAAGCCGGAGGAGGTAAAGCTCGCCGAAAGCCTCGCCCCGAAGAGACCGCCGGTAATGTGCCCCGGCTGTCCGCACAGGGGAAGCTATAGGGCCGCTTTGGACGCCCTCCGCGACCTCAAGCTCGGCCGCTACTCGGTCCCCATTCACGGCGACATAGGCTGTTATGCCCTATCGCTCCTCCCCCCGCTCGAGGCCATCTGGACCGAATACGTCATGGGCGCGAGCATCAGCTTAGCGAACGGCCAGAGCGTCGTTATGAACAAGAAGATAATCGCGACAATCGGTGACTCGACGTTCTTCCACAATGGAATTCAGCCGCTGGTGGATGCAGTTTACAAGAACCTGAACGTTCTGGTGATGATACTCGACAACAGAACCACCGCGATGACCGGCCATCAACCGCACCCGGGAACCGGTGGAAGTGAAACCGGCAGGAAGTTCAACGAGATTGACATCGAGGCCCTCGTCAAAGCTTTGGGAGTTAAGTACGTCAAGACCGTTGACCCATACGACCTCAAGGCCACGAGGGAAGCGATAAAGGAAGCCATGCAGGTTGAGGGGCCTGCAGTCATAATAGCGAAGCGCGAGTGTGTCATTCCCGTCATAAGGCGCGGTGAGATAGGCGAGATACCGAAGGTTATAGAGGACAGGTGCACCGGCTGTAAGGCGTGCATACTCCTGACCGGCTGTCCGGCGCTCGTTTACGACCCGGAGACCAACAAGGTCAGAATAGATGGCCTGCTCTGTACG belongs to Thermococcus sp. AM4 and includes:
- the iorA gene encoding indolepyruvate ferredoxin oxidoreductase subunit alpha, which produces MDAVKSYPSDPAEVKGERREKKLLMGNEAIAYGALESGVVFATGYPGTPSTEVIETIARLKPEVFAEWAPNEKVALEEAAGVAYTGLRALVTMKCVGLNVAADPLMSLAYSGVEGGLVILVADDPGPHTSQTEQDDRYYGKLSLLPVLEPADPQEAHDLIKYAYELSERYKVPVIFRTTTRVNHTTADVEVSEFIELDRKPVFKKDIERYVRASMEGNRKRHKWLNETLAKIEEEFNSMPFNWVEGSGKIGIIVEGAPYNYVREVLPGISADFKVLKLSTPHPLPRKLVVDFLKTVDFAIVIEDGAPFLEEEVKIAAYEAGINVPIYGKRTGHLPLEGELTPSLVRNALLRLMGESEETYEKPEEVKLAESLAPKRPPVMCPGCPHRGSYRAALDALRDLKLGRYSVPIHGDIGCYALSLLPPLEAIWTEYVMGASISLANGQSVVMNKKIIATIGDSTFFHNGIQPLVDAVYKNLNVLVMILDNRTTAMTGHQPHPGTGGSETGRKFNEIDIEALVKALGVKYVKTVDPYDLKATREAIKEAMQVEGPAVIIAKRECVIPVIRRGEIGEIPKVIEDRCTGCKACILLTGCPALVYDPETNKVRIDGLLCTGCGVCNQTCPFDAIKFPSELEKGA